Part of the bacterium genome, TACCTTCCATTTATTAAAAGCGTCAAATACAAATTGCGTTTTTAAGTCACATCGTTCATCATATTTTTGGTGATTAAAATGAGAAAGTTTTCTCTGATGTTTTTCCTATTGCCTTTAATATTTCAACTTAAAGCAGATGAACTTTATTTTAGAAATGGAACGGTTCTAAAAGACTGCTTCATAAGAGACGAGGGAGTGGAAATCCTCGTGTGGAGGAACATGGAAGAAGTCGGAGGTCCTGCTCTCGTCTATCCAAGAAGCGCTATTAAAAGCTTCAAGATAGAGAGGGACGACAAATGGGATATCCATCCACCCTTACCCGACCTAAGCGTTACCTTCATAGAGATTGAACCGAAGCTTGCAGGCTTACATGGGAGGGTAAACTACGATATCTATGGCAGACCAATAATTGGGGGTGGAAAACTACCCAAGCTTCCTCCAGATGAGGCAGCGCTTCATCCAGAAAAAATAGTGAAAAACTTAAAGCTGAATTATGAAAAGGGAGAACCCTTAATGCTCACAGCCCATATAAAGAATGTTGGCTTCGCCCCCTCAAAACCTTTCAAGTATCAATGGTTGATAGACGGAAAGGTAGTCAAGGAAGGGGAATACGGCAAGCAACTGTCGGAAATGGAGGAAACAACTGTGTCTTTAAAATGGAACTGGCAAGAAGGATTTCATTATGTCACTTTCAAGGTAATCAGCGAGCAGAAGGAAATAGCGAGTATAAATAATGAAGCGACGGACCCATTATGGGGGTGGGGACTTGTCTACATCGTGAACAAAAATAGAGTTGAAGCCTGGCACCAAGTGAGAAGCGCCTATGGTACCTTCTCCTTTGAAGATTACTACCGCTGGCATATATCCATTATGAATAAGCTCTTTGAGAAGAGCGTCTTTCCCTCGGCTCCCCAAGGAATCAAGGCAAGGGTGAGGCTTGACAGGATTATCTATTGCGATGATGTGGAAAAAGCTCATCAATCGCTTGTGGCTCCCGATGGTATTGCCTACCACCAGGGTTGTTGGATATGGACAGATAGCGAGGAGGAGAAAAAGGGAAACTGGCAACCTCCGAATAAAGAGTGGCGTATTCAAACGGAATGGTCTCTACCCCACGAGTTAGGACATCAACTGGGCTTAACCGACTGGTATTTTCTTGACTACCACGGCGATGAAAATCACAAAATGGAGGATAACGGAGAGAAGATAACCCATTTTATGACTCACCCAATCACGATGATGCACTGGCACGGTCCCCATATCTTCTCTGAGGCTGACGCTGGCTATCTAAATATGACTTATGATAAACCGAGAGGTCATTTCGGCGACCACTATTTCGCCATTCCTCGGGAAAATTTTCTCAAAATCGTGGATATCAATGGCATAGGCGTCCCGAATGCTAAGGTTGAAATATTTCAGAGAGGAGTGGTTTTAGACCCTAAGGGAAAGCCAACAAAACAGGGAAACGCTTGGTTCTATCCAGTGATAGAGAACGGGGATTTCTCCCATCCCGTCTCCAAAGAACCGGTAATTGTAGGCTTTACAGATGAGGAAGGGGTTCTCCGCCTTCCAAACCGCCCGGTTAAAGAAGTAAAGACATTGAATGGATTTCACCGTCGCCCCAACCCCTTCGGGAACATAAATGTTGTGGGGGAGAGAGGACTTCTCTTAGTAAAAGTGACAAAATACAACAGACCTTGCTATTTCTGGCTGGAAATATACGACTTCATAGTCGCTTGGTTCAGAGGGCACAAGGATAAATTCACAATCGTTTTGAAAACTCCCTATCGCTCAGTAGATTCCCCTCTGCCACCGAGAGATGTGAATGCAATTCTCATAGATGAAAATCACGCTAAGGTCATCTGGTCAGCTCCTAAAGTCCTTAGAGAGCAAAATTATCTTGACCGCCCTATAGGATTTAGGGTTTATCGTCGCATCTCAAATGACGGATTGAACGACCGTCCATGGTTCCCCGTAGGGACGGTGTCCTTCAATGAGGAAAAACAAACTTATGAGTTTACAGTCGACCTTAGGGAGTATCCTCAAGATATTTACTGGTTTTCAAGGGTTAACCGCTTCGCAGTTTCAACGATAGGCGAATGCGGAAAGGAAAGCGAACTCGTGGAAACAATCCTCAAATAGCCTTTTTCCCTTGCTTAATTTTTTAAATCTGTTTTACTATTATTGGAGGTGATTAAAGTGATAAAAGCAAGGTTATTTCTTGTTGTCCTGCTCTGTCTATTCGCTATTTCCTCAAGACCTGCCTTACTTGAGACCCTCCTTTTGGGCGATGGCTCCTTCCTTAAAGACGCTACGCCTATGCGTGCCTCCAGCGCCGACCCCAACTGGGAAAACGGAAACGGAGATGCTCGCTACATCGCCCCAAAACAAACCTTCACCCTTGCAGAGCTGAAAGGCCCAGGTATCATCACCCATATATGGTTCACTATTTGGGCTGAGGATAAATATTTCCCTCGCTCTCTCGTCCTTCGTATCTACTGGGATGACGAAAAAGAACCATCGGTAGAATCCCCTTTAGGGGATTTCTTCGCCGTCGGACACGGTCTCTTAACGAACCTCAACTCTATACCTGTCCAGATTTCCTCGGAAGGTAGAGCCTACAACTGCTACTGGCTTATGCCCTTCCGCAAATCAGCGAAAATCACCATTACGAACGATTCACCTGATAAAGCCGTAGGGGCTCTCTATTATATGATAGATTGGCTGAAACTCAAATCCCTTCCCCCCGATATACCCTACTTCCACGCCCAATATAGACAGGAATATCCCTGCCAAATGGGAAAGGATTATCTCATATTGAAAACGGTGGGTAAAGGCTTCTATGTCGGAACAGTCCTCTCCGTCCAAATGAACCAGCCGGGTTGGTTTGGTGAAGGAGACGACCGCTTTTATATAGACGGTGAGAAAATCCCTTCCATTCAAGGCACGGGAACGGAGGATTATTTCAACGATGCTTGGGGCTTCCGCCCCTTTAATCAACCCTATCATGGAGTGAGCATCTGGGAAGGATTTGATATAGATGATAGAGGAACAGCCTACCGCTGGCACATTCAAGACCCCATTCCCTTCAAGAAATCGCTCATGGTTACAATAGAGCATAAAGGTGCCGAATTTGATTTTGAGAACAATAGATATACCTCCGGCTTCGCCGAGAGGGACGATTTCTTCTCCTCCGTTGCGTTTTGGTATCAAACAGGAAAAGCTCCCAGATTCGCCAAAATTCCTCCCCTTGAGGATAGGTTTGTCCCCCATACCTACATTGAGGCAGAATCCCTCCTCCAAACCGCAAAGGCAAGTCCACAAGATGCCCTCCAAACGCAAGACGGAAATTGGAGCGGAGGAAAACAAATCTTCTTCACTCCTCCTAGCCAAGATGCTTCCCTTGAGCTCAGATTCTTCGTTCCCACAGATGGACTCTATGTGCTGAAGGCTGATATCACCCACTCCTGGGATTACGGGGTTTATCAAGCATATCTTGACGATAAGCCTGTGGGCGGTGCCTACGATTTGTATAACCCAACAGTCCAAACGAAGAGATTGAAGCTGGGAGTCATCAAACTCACCTCAGGAGAACATACCCTGCGTTTCGTATGCCAAGGGAAAAGTGAAAGCTCAAAAGGTTTCTTTTTCGGCATTGATGGAATCTATCTCCGTAAAATCAAATGACCGTTCCACATTTATTCCTCCCGCCTAAATCCCTACAAGAAGAGGAAATCGTTATCCAGGGAGAGCGGGCATTCTATCTCCTTGATGTTCTCCGGTTAAAGAGGGGGGAAAAGCTCTATTTAATGGATGGAGAAGGGGCATATTTCCTTGCCGAGCTTGTCTCCGCGAGCAAGGGGAAGGCTGTCTTGAAAATCATAGAGAGGGAATGGAGGGAGAGAAAGCCACCTTTCATCATCTCCGTAATTCCGATTCTAAAAGGGGATAAAACCGAAACGGCAATTCGGGCTTTATCCCAAATGGGCATAACTACATTTTTACCTTTCACAAGCGAACGAACTATTGTGAAATTGGACGAGAAAAGAAAGAGACAGAAAGAGGAAAGATGGCAAAAGCTGGCAATGGAAGAGGCAGAGCTCTCCTGTTCACCTTTTTATCCCCATATCAAAGACATTCGGGGCTTCAAAGATGTATTTGATGAACTTTCAGATGTTCCAATTCT contains:
- a CDS encoding DUF2961 domain-containing protein; translated protein: MRASSADPNWENGNGDARYIAPKQTFTLAELKGPGIITHIWFTIWAEDKYFPRSLVLRIYWDDEKEPSVESPLGDFFAVGHGLLTNLNSIPVQISSEGRAYNCYWLMPFRKSAKITITNDSPDKAVGALYYMIDWLKLKSLPPDIPYFHAQYRQEYPCQMGKDYLILKTVGKGFYVGTVLSVQMNQPGWFGEGDDRFYIDGEKIPSIQGTGTEDYFNDAWGFRPFNQPYHGVSIWEGFDIDDRGTAYRWHIQDPIPFKKSLMVTIEHKGAEFDFENNRYTSGFAERDDFFSSVAFWYQTGKAPRFAKIPPLEDRFVPHTYIEAESLLQTAKASPQDALQTQDGNWSGGKQIFFTPPSQDASLELRFFVPTDGLYVLKADITHSWDYGVYQAYLDDKPVGGAYDLYNPTVQTKRLKLGVIKLTSGEHTLRFVCQGKSESSKGFFFGIDGIYLRKIK
- a CDS encoding 16S rRNA (uracil(1498)-N(3))-methyltransferase — encoded protein: MTVPHLFLPPKSLQEEEIVIQGERAFYLLDVLRLKRGEKLYLMDGEGAYFLAELVSASKGKAVLKIIEREWRERKPPFIISVIPILKGDKTETAIRALSQMGITTFLPFTSERTIVKLDEKRKRQKEERWQKLAMEEAELSCSPFYPHIKDIRGFKDVFDELSDVPILLAYEEATREDKGFLYSLPERIALITGPEGGFSEGEIEFAKGKGAFIVSLGENVISAEFAPIVFATLVLFFHRFDIPLRVL